The following proteins are co-located in the Pan troglodytes isolate AG18354 chromosome 5, NHGRI_mPanTro3-v2.0_pri, whole genome shotgun sequence genome:
- the LOC737260 gene encoding large ribosomal subunit protein uL15-like has protein sequence MPSRLRKTRKLRGHVSHGHGRLGKHRKHPGGRGNAGGLHHHPINFDKYHPGYFGKVGMKHYHLKRNQSFCPTVNLDKLWTLVSEQTRVNAAKNKTGAAPIIDVVRSGYYKVLGKGKLPKQPVTVKAKFFSRRAEEKIKSVGGACVLVA, from the coding sequence ATGCCATCCAGACTGAGGAAGACCCGGAAACTTAGGGGCCACGTGAGCCACGGCCACGGCCGCTTGGGCAAGCACCGGAAGCACCCCGGCGGCCGCGGTAATGCTGGTGGTCTGCATCACCACCCGATCAACTTCGACAAATACCACCCAGGCTACTTTGGGAAAGTTGGTATGAAGCATTACCACTTAAAGAGGAACCAGAGCTTCTGCCCAACTGTCAACCTTGACAAATTGTGGACTTTGGTCAGTGAACAGACACGGGTGAATGCTGCTAAAAACAAGACTGGGGCTGCTCCCATCATTGATGTGGTGCGATCTGGCTACTACAAAGTTCTGGGAAAGGGAAAGCTCCCAAAGCAGCCTGTCACCGTGAAGGCCAAATTCTTCAGCAGAAGAGCTGAGGAGAAGATTAAGAGTGTTGGGGGGGCCTGTGTCCTGGTGGCTTGA